The following coding sequences are from one Saprospiraceae bacterium window:
- a CDS encoding type II toxin-antitoxin system RelE/ParE family toxin — MIVEFDKSFYRTLIKLKNVTVLKKVERTITKLEAAQSLNDVLEVSKLTGYKKYYKIRLGDYRIGLEKINSTKIRLIIIANRKDIYKIFP, encoded by the coding sequence ATGATTGTAGAGTTTGACAAGTCATTCTATCGTACATTAATTAAACTAAAGAACGTAACAGTACTTAAGAAAGTTGAGCGCACAATTACAAAACTTGAAGCAGCACAATCATTAAATGATGTTTTGGAAGTGAGCAAATTAACAGGTTACAAAAAATATTACAAAATAAGACTTGGAGACTATCGAATTGGCCTAGAGAAAATAAATTCAACAAAAATCAGGTTAATAATCATTGCCAACAGAAAAGACATTTATAAAATATTTCCATAA